From the genome of Gemmatimonadota bacterium:
AATGGCTGACGGCCACGGTGAACCTCGACGCGCGGAGCTATCTGGAATGTTGCAGGCAGCGACGCCCGGAGGGGCGCGACGCGTCGATGAGCATCTAACAAAGCGATTACCGCGTGGTGCAGGGGGTCCAAGTGCCGTACCTGATGGAGATCGCCCGGTGGAAGGGTCGCCCGCACCGGTGCGTCTGCAGATCTGACAAGGTGGAGTTCAACGTGACCATCGATCAGACGGCGTTCCGTCGGTCAGCCAGCGTTTTCATTGCACCGTGCCATCTTTCGCCGAGCATCACCATGCACGACGCTGAACACGTTCACCCGCTGGCCCATGCCGCCAGCCGAGGCCGCTGCTTTTTTCGTTGTCAATGCTCTGGGTCAGCGTCACCCTCTGTTACCTCTACGGCGATTACTTCGGGCTGTACGTGCCCGGGAAGATCCAGCAGCTTCGACGGCCGAATGGGCCCACTATGCGGTGACTCAGCAGGTACTTCTCGGTACCGACGATGATGGCGATCCCGTCGCTGATGGTCCCGTCCTGGCTGGTGCTGGTGCCGCGGGTGAGTCGGTGGCTGAACATCGTCGCGGGTGGTGTTCACCGCGATCATGCTGCTCACGATGCCAGATGCGTGGCGCTTCTATCAATTCCCCTCGGCGTCATCAAAGTGGCGCTCACCGTGAGCATCGTCTGGATGGTATTACGGACGTGGCTGAGCGTGCGGCGTGAGCGGCACGTCCACGCGCACTGCCTAGCTGATCTACCCTCGTAGAGACCGGGTTGTTCACTCGGCTTCGTCTTCGCGCGGCTCCTCGTCGACGTGACCCGGCATATGCACGGTGCAAAAACCTGGTGGCGAACGAATACCTCTGGCGGCTGGGGATCGTCTCCGGATACTCCTGCTACGTCGCCTTCCTGCTGCTGCCGCTGGAACTCTACCGCGTGCTGCATCAGGTGAATCCGCGTGCCGCGGTCGTGATGGTGGCACTGGCGGCAGTCAGCGCACCGATTGCATTCCTGAACCAGGTGCACCTGCTCGACGTGCTCACGCTGATCGGCAACGCCTCGCTCACGCCGGAAGCGATGGCGGCCGGAGTGTCGGCGCATCTCTCGACCTACCAGAATGGTCAGCTGATGGCGCAGATCTTCTGGGAGCTGTGGCCCTACTGTTCGGCTACCTGGTTCATCGTTCAGTTTCTCCCGAAGTGCTCGGCGTGC
Proteins encoded in this window:
- a CDS encoding DUF4386 family protein: MFTRLRLRAAPRRRDPAYARCKNLVANEYLWRLGIVSGYSCYVAFLLLPLELYRVLHQVNPRAAVVMVALAAVSAPIAFLNQVHLLDVLTLIGNASLTPEAMAAGVSAHLSTYQNGQLMAQIFWELWPYCSATWFIVQFLPKCSACC